The DNA region CGTTCTCGGCGACCACGGCGGCCACCTCCGCGGCGAAGCCGTACCGGGACCAGCTGGTGTCGGCGACGACGAGCCGGCCGGTCTTGGCCACGGAGGAGCAGATGATGTCGTCGTCCAGCGGCCGCAGGCTGCGCACGTCGACGACCTCGACGCTGATCCCGCGCAATGCGAGCTGCTCGGCGGCGCGTTCGGCCTCGTGGACCATGAGGGAGGCCGCGACCACGGTGACGTCCTGGCCGGGGCGGGCGATCCGTCCCACGCCGAAGGGGATCGGGACGGCCTCGGTGGGCACCTCGCCGGTGAGCGAGTACAGATTGCGGTTCTCGATCAGCACCACCGGGGTGTCCCCGGTCAGGGCCTGGACCAGCAGGCCCTTGGCGTCGGCCGGCGAGGCCGGGGTGGCCACGTGCAGGCCCGGGTAGTGCGCGAAGGTGGCGTGCGGGCTCTGCGAGTGGGTGGCGCCCTGGCCCCAGCCACGGCCGACCACGCCGCGGGTGACCACCGGGACACCGCCCTTGTCGCCGCCGTAGGTGTAGCGCCACTTGGCCGCCAGGTTCACCAGCGGATCGAGGGCCAGGAACATGAAGTCGGCACGGATGTGCACCAGCAGCGGGCGGAAGCCGGCCGCGGCCGCCCCGATGGCGAAGCCCGCGGTGGCGTTCTCCGCGTTGGGCATGTCGATCACCCGGCCGGCGCCGAACCTGGCGAACGCCTCCTTGGTGGTCCCGAACGTGCCGTTGACGTCGTCCACGCCTTCGCCGGCGACGAAGATCCGATCGTCCTGCAGCATGCACTGGACGGTGGCCTCGCTGATGGCCTGCCCGTAGGTCAGCTTGCGCATGTGTGGTGTCTCCTTCTCCCGTCGGGTGTCGACGGTCAGCGGGCCAGGGGCAGGTAGGCGCCGTCGAGCAGGCCGTCGACCGAGGGGAACGGCAGTGCCTTGGCCCGGTCCACCGACTGGTGGATCTCCCGCTCGAACCGGGTGCGCCAGTCGGCCACCGCGGCGTCGATGTCCGGCTCCTCGGCGCGCAGCGCTGCCGTGGCGCGCACGATCGGGCACTGGGCCGTCCACTCGTCGATCTCCTCCTTGGACCGGTACCCGTAGTCGTGGTCCCAGTCGGGGCCGACGTGGGCGCGCCAGCGGTAGGTCGACAACTCCAGCAGGAACGGTCCGTGGCCCTCGCGCGCGTGCGCCACCGCCCGCTGCGCCGCGGCGTGGACGGCGAACACGTCGTTGCCGTCGACCAGTTCGGACGGCACTCCGGCCGCCTCGGAGCGGCCGGTGATCGACGTGCCGGCGGGCTGCCTGGCCGACAGCGGCGAGCAGGCCGAGTACAGGTTGTTCTCGCAGACGAACACCACCGGGGTCTTGTGTACGGCCGCGAAGTTGAGCGACTCGGCGAAGACCCCCTCCTCGGTGGCCCCGTCGCCGAAGTACGTCAGGGCGACCCGGGCCTCGCCGTTGCGGGCGAACGCCCAGGCGGTGCCCACGGCCACCGGGATCATCTCCCCGAGGATCGCGGCCGAGCCGGCGAAACCCGCCGCCTGGTCGATCACGTGCATCGAGCCGCCCCGGCCGTGGGCGCAGCCGTCCTGCCGGCCGTAGAGCTCGGCGACCAGCGCGTCCAGATCGCCGCCCTTGGCGAGGTACGGAGCGTGGGAACGGTGACTGGTGTACACCCAGTCCTGCGGAGTCGTGGCCGCGCACACTCCGACCGCGCTGGCCTCCTGGCCGATGGAGAAGTGCACGGGCGTGCGGATCTCCTGCTCGTCGCGGTAGTAGTCGGCCAGCGTCTCCTCCACGACACGAATCCGTACCATGTCGCGAACCAGTCGGGCACGATCAGACACCATGGTTGAAGTCCCAGTCCCTGAGTAGACGAAGTGCGACGGCCGCGGTCCACCACGCCGTCGTTGCGCGTGAGGTCCTCCTGCGCGGTCCGCCCGGCCCGGTCGGCCGTCGTTGCGGGCCGCGCTGCCACAGCGGGATCGCGGCACCCGGCCTCCGGCGGTCCTCGCCGTCCGGGTACCGGTGCCACACGATCGGTCCGTCGCTCGGCCAGTATTGCGGCACTCGATGGAGAGCCGGTTGATTCGTGCTGAGTCGGCCCGAACATCCGGGTGCCGACGGGCCGTTCGGGGGCGGTGGGCCGGCGGCCGCGCGGGGCGGTTCAGCACCGCTCGATCGGTGCTCAGCCGCCCGGGCCGAGGATGTACGGGGAGCGGTGGGCCGAGTCCTGCCGCCGCCCGATTGAGCGCCTGGACCAGGAGGATTTCCGCTCGTGCTGCTCACCGACCCCGGACTGGGGCGCCGAATCCAGCTGCAACAAGGCCTTGTCTGGCTCGCGGCAGCCCAGGGAGACCCCTGCGCGGCTCTGCTGCGCGGGCTCGACACCGATCCGCGCGAGTACTGGCGCCGGCTCACCGAACGGCCGCTCGGCCGCAGCGCCACCGGCGCCTGGGTGACGGCGCGGCACGCCGTGGCGAGCCGGGCGGCCGCCGAGCCGGCCCTGTGCGAACGCCCGCTCCTGGACGGCTTCGGCCCGAGCGCCGCGGACGGCGCGCCGCAGGACCAGGTGCCCGCCGACGGCGGCGACGACCCGGTGTTCGACGTCGAACAGGCCTGGCGCCGCGCGCTGGCGGCCGTCCCCGCCGCCACCGGCGGGGACGGCGGGTGGGACGTGGTGGCCGTCGCGCGTGCCGCCGCCGTCGAGGCGCTGGCCCTGGCCTGGGGCCTGGACGCCGACGGACGGCTGGAGTTGAGCGCGGCGGTCGAGCTGACCGACGGGCTGCTCGACGCCTCGTGCTATCCGCAGAACCTGGCCGACACCCGGCGCATCGCCCGCGGCGTGACCGCCCTGCGGGCCCTGCCGGCGGTCGGTGGGTCCGAGGAGCGGCTGCTGCTGGCGGCGGTCGGCGTGCGGATGGCGACCGACCTGGTGGTCAACACCCTGGTGCGGTACCCCGAGGCGACGCCCCGGCAGGATCTGGAGGCCCTGTGGGAGCGGCTGCGCGCCGAGCCGGGAGGGGCGGCGCGGGCGGTGGCGGAGACGCTGCGCTGGGCCGGCCCGGTGCAGCTGCGCACCCTCGTCGCGCAGGCGCCGTGCGAGCTCGCCGGACAGCGGATCGAACCGGGGGAGGAGGTGGTGATCCTGCTCGGAGCCGCCAACCGCGACGCCGAGGCGTTCACCGACCCCGACCGGTACGACCCCGACCGGTTCGCGGCGGCCGCCCCCGACCGGTCCGATCCCGTCGAGGCGGCGCGAGCCGCGCAGGTCGTGCTGCCCGGTGCGCCGAGCACCCGGGTGCTGTCCTTCGCTGCGGCGAGCGCGCGGGAGGGGCTGAGCCGGCTCGCCGTCCTGCGCCCGCGGCCGAACGGGACCGAGGCGCCGGCGCGGCGCGCGGCCGCCCCGGTGTCCCGGTCGCTGCTCGCCTTCGCCGCCCGCACACCCCTGAGCTGAGCCAGGAGAAGACATGAAGATCCTCTTCGTGAGCATGCCTCACCCCACGCACTTCCACCCGATGGTGTCGCTGGCCTGGGCGCTGCGCTCGGCCGGTCACGAGGTCCGGGTGGCCGGTCACCCGGACCTCACGGACACGGCCACCGGCGCCGGGCTGACCATGGTGCCCGCCGGGAAGCCCGGCTGGTACCGCGACGACCCCTACGAGCCCGACCTGTACGGGCAGTTGATGGGCCGAGGCGCCTCCGACTTCCTGCGCACCTTCGACTGGTCCTGGACCGACGAGCGGGCCTGGAGCTGGGAGGGCCTGCTGGGGCAGGAGAAGATCCTGGTCTCCGCGCTGCTCGCCGGCATCAGCAACGACCCGTTCCTCGACGACGTGATGGACTACGCCCGCCACTGGCAGCCCGACCTGGTGATCTGGGAACAGCTCACGATGGGCGGCGCGGTGGTGGCCGAGGCCCTCGGCATCCCGCACGCGCGCTTCCTCTACGGCCTGGACTTCCTCGGCCGCGCCCGGGAGGAGTTCCTGCGGCTGTACCAGCAGCGACACCCCGACCAGCGCGAGGACCCGACCCGCGAGTGGCTGGAGGAGGCGGTGGGCCGCTTCGGCGGGACCTGGAGCGAGCGGCTGCGGGTCGGCGGTTTCACCATCGCCACCACCGTCCCGGGCACCGAGTTGGAGGTCGGCTTCGACACCATCGGCATGCGCTACGTGCCCTACAACGGGCGATGCGTGGTGCCGGAGTGGCTGCGCGAGCCCACCGACCGCCGTCGGGTCTGTCTGACGCTCGGCACGTCCAACGAGATCGAGAACACCGGCACCACGGTGGGCGAGATCTTGCGGGGGTTGGCCGACCTCGACGTGGAGGTGGTCGTCACCCTCGGCGCCGAGGAGGCGGCCAAGATGGGCGAACTGCCGGCGAACGCGCGGCCCGTGGGCTTCGTGCCGCTGCACGACCTGCTGCCCACCTGTCAGGCGATCGTGCACCACGGTGGCTTCGGTTCGCGCCTGACCTCCGCCTACCACGGGGTGCCGCAGCTCATCCTCGGCCACGGCTACGACACCATGCTGGCCGGGCAGCGGCAGGAGAAGCTGGGCGGCGGACTGTGCCTGCCGGCCGACAGCGCCACTCCGCAGGAGATCCGGGACTGCGTGGCCCGCCTGGTGGACGATCCGGCGCTGGCCGCCGGCGCCGCGCTGATCCGGGCCGACCTGCTGGCGCAGCCCTCGCCGGCCGAGGTGGTGCCGATGCTGGAACGCGTCGTTGCCGAGTGGGGCCGGTGAGCGCGGCATGACCGTCGATCAGCACGGGACGGCCGCCACCGCCGAGGCTCCGGGGGCGGCACGTCCGGGCGGAGCCGGCGTCCGTGAGCTGGGCGTCGCGGGCGCCTTCGAGTTCACTCCCACCGTGTTCCCCGACGACCGCGGGCTGTTCGTGGACTCCTTCCGGCTGGCGGCCTTCGAGGAGGCGGTCGGCCACCCGTTCCCGGTCGTCCAGACCAGCCAGAGCCGCTCGCGCCGGGGCGTGGTCCGCGGAGTGCACTACACCGCGACACCGCCCGGCATGGCCAAGTTCGTGCACTGCACCGGCGGGCGGGCGCTGGACTTCGTGGTGGACCTGCGGGTCGGATCGCCGACCTTCGGCAGCTGGGACAGCGTCGTGCTCGGCGGGGAGGAACTGCGGTCGGTCTACGTGCCGGTCGGCGTGGGGCACGCGTTCGTGGCGCTGGAGGACGCCACCACGATGGTCTACCTGATGTCGGGCGGATACGTGCCCGCCAACGAGCTCGCGGTCTCCCCGCTGGATCCGGACCTGGCACTGCCGTACGACCAGGGCGTGGCGCCGGTCCTGTCCGAGCGGGACCGGGCGGCCCCGACCCTGGCGCAGGCCGTCCGCCTGGGACTCCTGCCGGACTACCGCACCAGCCTCGAACTCGACGAGGCGCTCTGAGGAGCCCCGCACCGTGCCCGGGGGCCGGCCCGCGCGCTGCCGCGCGAGCCGGCCCCCGGGCACGGTCCGTTCAGCCGGCCGCGGGTGCGGCGAGCAGGCTCCGCAGACAGGCCAGCAGGCCGCGCGCCTCCACGTTGAGGTAGTAGCTGTGCCGCAGCAGTTCGGTGAGCTGGCGCACCGTCAGCCACCGGTGGTCCGGGTGCTCCGCCGACCAGTCCGGCTCCGCCTCGACGATCAGGTAGCGGTTGCGGGTGTGGTAGAACCGTCCGCCCTCCTCCGAGAGCGTGGTGTCGAAGCGGACCCGCCGCGGGTCGGCGCCGAGCACCTCGTCGAGGAAGCGCGGGCGGGCCTCGGCGGGCAGGTGGGCGTAGTTCTGCGGGGTGCACTGGACGGTGGGGGCCAGTTCGATGACGTCGTTGTGCCCGGCCTCGGCCCTCGCCTGGACCAGGACGTGCAGGACGCCGTCGATCTCCCGGACCAGGAAGGCGATCACGCCGGGTCCGGTCGCGGCGATCAACGGCTGGGTCCACTCGTCCACCTCGCGGCCCCGGGCCCTGACCCGCACGCCCATGACGTCGAAGAACGCACCGGTCCGGTGGCTGATCCGGCCCTCGGCCGACTGCCACTCGTCGACCTGGCGGAGCGGCACCAGTCGGGCCCGCAGGTCCGTGGTGCTGCGGGCCTCGGTGACCCAGTGGGCGATCTCCGCGCCGGTGTGGCGGCCCTCGTCGGGGCCGGCCGCGCAGGACCGCAGCAGCGCGGAGCCGAACGCGTCCCCGGGGGAGCCGACGGTCTCGGTGCCGGGTCCGGCCAGTGGCAGGCAGGCCAGCGCGGCGCGCGAGTCCATGTTCACCAGGTCGTCCACGGCGAGCAGTTCGTGGAGCTGGCCGAGCGTCAGCCAGGTGAAGCCCTCGCGCACCGCGACCGGCTCGCGCACCTCGACGATCATGTTGCGGTTGCGCTTGCGGTAGAACCACGCGCCCTGCTCGGACTGGCGTACGTCCGCCAGCAGGGTGTGCCGCGCCGCGTCGCGGAAGTACTCCACGTACGGGACGTCGCGGCCCCGGTGGGCGCGGGTGAAGTTGCTGCGGGTGGCCTGCACGGTGGGTGACAGCTGGGGCCCGTCGCAGTTGCCGGGTTCGACCTTCGCCTGCATCAGGAAGTGCGGGACGCCGTCGAACTCGCTCATCAGGATGCCCAGGATGCCGGTCTCCGGCTGGTTGATGACGGGCTGGCTCCAGTGCGGCACCGCACTGTCCGGGCGTTCCACCCGCAGGCCTTCGATCGAGAAGAACCGCCCGCTGTCGTGGACGAGGTTCCCGGTCTCCGGGTCGGTGTGCCAGCCGACCAGTTCGTCGAGCGCGATCGGCTCCACCTCGGTGTGCAGGCGCTCGGCGCACGCCGCGAACCACCGGTGGAAGTCCGCCGTGGTCGTCAGCCCGCCGGCCCGGGCCGCTGCGGAGCGCGCCAGGCCTCTCACCCGCTGCTCGTCAACGGTCGTCGCAGCCAAAGGAGTTGTATTCATCCGGTCTCCTGCATCCAGTCATCGGCCAGGTGGGTGGTGGTGAGGCGGCGGCTCACTGTGCTGCGAGGGTGGTGGCACCCCGGGCGTCGTGGGCGTGGAGCCAGTCGACGGCGTCCATCAGGTCGTCCGCGGACATGTCGGCGAGCAACGCGTCGCGGGCCTGCGCCGCGCCGTCCGACGGGTGGTAGACCTCGCGGCCCATCCAGCGCGACACGTCCTGGACCCTGGCGGTGCGCTCCTGCCGCAGCGACGCGAACTCGCGCAGCTGCTCGGCGAGTCGGGCGGACGGACAGTCCCGCAGCAGATCGCCGAGCACCACCGCGTCCTCCAGGGCCATGCAGGCGCCCTGGGCGGCGTACTGGAGCATCGGGTGCGCCGCGTCCCCGAGGACCGCGGTGCGCCCGTCGGTCCAGGTCGTGGTGGCGTCGCGGTCGCACAGCACCCAGGTGCGCCAGTCGCGGCCCAGTTCCAGCAGGCGGCGGCCGGCGGGGTGCAGGCCGGGGAACCGGGCGAGCACCTGTTCCCGCTCCGTGGGCAGGCCGGCCACCGCTTCGCGGGCGCCGTCGTCCTGGGTGATGGCGAGGTTGAGTCGGCTGCCGCCGGCGATCGGATAGTGCACGAAGTGCCAGCCGGGGCCGACCCAGAGGGTGACCGTGTTCGAGCGGAGCTCGGCGGGCACCGCCGCCATGGGCACGACCGCGCGGTGGATCGTGTGGCCCGAGACCCGGGGCGGGCCGTCGCCCACCAGCTGGGCGCGGACGGCCGAGTGGAGGCCGTCCGCGCCGATCAGGGCGTCGGCGGTGCGGTCCGGACCCCGGGCGGTCAGGGCGCGCACCTGGTCCGGCCCGCCCTGGTAGCCGGTGACCTCCACCCCGGCGTGCAGGGTGATGCGTCGGTGCGCCTGGCAGGCGTCCAGGAGCGGCCGGTACAGGTCGCTGCGGTGGACGACGGCGTAGGGCAGGCCGAAGCGTGCCCGGTAGGCGTGGTCCAGCGACAGGACCGCCAGCGGAGCTCCGGAACGGCCCTCCAGGAGTCGCAGGGCGTCGACGTGGACGGCCGCGGCGCTGACCGGCTCCGCCAGGCCGAGCCGCGCCAGGGCGCGGAAGGCGTTGGGGGCGAGCTGGATGCCGGCGCCGAGTTCGGTGAACTCGCCCTTGCGTTCCAGGACTTCGACGGTGTGGCCGGCCTGGGCGAGGGCGAGGGCGGTCGCCAGTCCGCCGATTCCCCCGCCTGCTACGACGACATGTGGCACGTGAGTCCCCTGTGGTTCGTGCGGAAATGGTGGTGCGTCGGTTTCGGTCGGCGCGTGCGAGACGGATCGGACCGGTCAGCCGACGCCGACGGACCCGGTCAGATGGGTGGATCCGTCGGCCCGGCGCTCCGGTCGGGAGCCGGTCAGGTCGGCGACCAGGTCGGCCAGGACGGTCAGGCCGTCGCGGCTGAGCAGGGATTCGGCGTGGAACTGGAGCGACGCGAAGGCCGGCCCGCGCAGGCCGTGCACCTGGCCGGTACCGGGATCGCGGCAGACCGCGACGGGACCGGGGAGCGCGTCGTGGTGCAGCACGTCGTCGGCGGCGTGCAGGGCGAAGGTGTTGTAGAAGCCCACCAGGACCCGGCGGCCGAAGAAGTCGATCTCCTTCTGCACGCCCTGGTTGGGGCGGCTGCGCCGGACGACGGGCAGGTCGAGGAGGGTGCCCAGGACCTGGTGGCTGAGGCAGACGGCGAGGAAGGGGGTGCCGTCCGCCAGCAGCCGCGCGATGGTGCCGCGCAGGGTGGCGATGCGGGGGTCGCCGGTGTCGCACGGGTCGCCCGGGCCCGGTCCCATCACCACGAGGTCGTAGCCGTCGGCGGGGTGGTCCTGGTCGAAGCGGCGCACGTCGACCGTCAGCCCGAGGGCCCGCAACTGCTGGGCGATCATGCCGGTGAAGGTGTCCTCGGCATCGACGATCAGGGCCCGCTTGCCCTCCGCCACCCGGGGGTCCGGCGTCCGGGCCGGCCGGAGCGCCGGGTCGAGCCAGAACGCGGCCAGGCGGCTGTTGCGGGCGGTGAGGGCTTGGCGGACGCGCGGGTGGTCGTTGAGGTCGCCGGGCGCGGCGGTCTCGGGGCCGGTCGGCGCGGCGCCGAGGGCGCGGAGCATGCCGCGGGCCTTGGCATGGGTCTCGGCGGCCTCGGAGAGCGGGTCGGAGTCGCGCACCAGGGTGGCGCCGACGGCCAGTTCGAGGCGCCCGGCGGTGATGTCGGCGGTGCGCAGCAGGATGGCGGAGTCCAGGGACCGGCCGCCGTTGATGTCACGGCTGATCAGCGCGGCGGCGCCGCTGTAGTAGCCGCGTCCGCGCGGTTCGTGGCTGTGGATGACCCGGCAGGCGTTCTCCAGTGGGCTGCCGATCACGGTGGGGGCGAACATCGTCTCGCGCAGGATCTCCCGCACGTCGTGGGAGCTGTGGCCCTGGATCAGGTACTCGGTGTGTGCGAGGGTGGCCATCTGCTTGAGGTAGGGGCCCACGACCCGTCCGCCGCCCTCGCAGATCCGGGCCATCATCTTGAGTTCCTCGTCCACGACCATGTACAGCTCGCCGGCCTCCTTGGGGTCGGCGAGGAAGTCCAGCACGTCGGTCAGGGTGGGGCCCTGCGGCGGGTGGCGCAGGGTGCCGCTGATCGGGTTCATCACGACGGTCTGGTCGAAGAGACTGACGTGGCGCTCGGGGGTGGCACCGACGAGGGTGCGCGTCCCGGTGTGGACGAGGAAGGTCCAGTAGGCGCCGCGCTCGCCCCGCAGGAGCCGGCGGAACAGGCTCAGCGCGGTGCGGGTGGACCAGTTGTGGATGCGGGCGGTGAAGGCCCGCTTGATCACGAAGTTGGCTCCCGCCCCGGTGCCGATCTCCTCGGTGAGCACCCGCCGGACGATCGAGGCGTACTCGTCGTCGTCGATGTCGAAGCCCGGGTCGGTGAGTTCGGCGGGTTCGTCGGGCAGCAGCTCGAGGGCCCGGTCCAGCGGGCAGGTGTGCTGCTCCGCGACGGTCATGGCGAGCAGTGGGGTGCCGTCGTCGTGGCAGGCGAAGTCCCGTTCGCGTAACTGCCGGTAGGGCAACAGCACCAGGCTCTCGTGGCGCGGTCCGGATGGGCCCTGGTCGAGCGGCGGCAGCGGGACGTCGGCGATCCGCTGGACCTCGGTGATGTCGCCGGTGAGCAGTTCGACGCGGTGGCCGACCGCGTCGGGGCGGTGCAGCAGTGCGAAGGCGGGCGGGCAGGGGCCGAGGACGCGTTCGAGGAGCCCGGCGAATCCGCTCTGGTCGGGGACCATGGGTCAGACCTGCCCGACGAGTCCGGGCTGCCCGACGTGCTCCAGCAGCCGATCGGTGGTCATGACGACGGCGCAGCGGGCCGCCGCGTACTCCAGCGCCCAGTCGTGCCGTTCGGCGGAGAAGTCCGCGACGGCGTCCGCGACCAGGAACGTCTCGATGTCGTGGGTGAAGGCGTCGACGGCCGTCATCAGGCAGCCCACGTGGGCGTAGACGCCGCAGATGACGAGCTGGTCGCGCCCGGCGGCACGCAGGTGGTCGAGCAGGTCGTTGCCGTGGAAGGCGCTGTAGCGCCACTTGGTGAAGACCGTGGCGTCATCGTCGGGGGCCACGTCGTCGACGATCTGGCGGTCCTCCGGGCTGGTGCGCATGCCCGGGCCCCAGAAGTCCTTGAGCAGCCCGCGTTGCTGGTCGCTCATGCCGCCCGGCTGCGCGGTGTAGGTGACGGGCATGCCCAACTGCCGACATCGTTCGACCAGGCGTCGGCTGTTGTTCAGCAGGCCGGTGACGGGTTCGTGGCCGGCCGTGAAGGGCGCCACGAAGTAGCGCTGCATGTCGTGCACCAGCAGGGCGGCGCGGCGCGGGTCGGGGATCCACGGGGCGGTGTTGGCGGGCAGTGACCGCTCGGTGGGCAGGGGGTAGGGGGCGATGCCAGGGATGGCCATGGGGCGTCCTCCAGGAGGTGGGGCGGCCTGGCGCGGCCGCTGCGGGCGGGGTCGGCCGGGTGATCGCTAGCGGCCGAGCGCGGCACCGCCGTCGACGTACAGGTCGTGCAGGGTGATCTGGCCGGCCCGGTCGGAGAGCAGGAACGCGACGGCGTCGGCGATGTTCTGCGGGGTGGCGAAGCGGCCCAGCGGGATTCCCACGCGGTACTGCTCCGGCACGCCGTTGAGGGAGTCCGTCGGGCCGGACTCGTCGGTCCACAGGGAGCGCAGCATCGCGGTGTCGGTCGAGCCGGGGCACACCACGTTGCAGCGGATGCCGTGCTGCGCCAGCTCTAGGCCGAGGGCCTTGGTGTAGGCGGTGGCCGCGGCCTTGGAGGCCCCGTAGGCGGCCATGCCCATCCGGGGGACTCCGGCGGCGTTGGAGGCGACGGTGACGATCGCGCCGCGGATGCCGTGCCCGACCATGCGGTGCGCGACGGCCCCGGACACGCGGAAGACCCCGCCGGCGTTGACGGCGAAGGTGTGCTCCCAGTCCTCTTCGGTGAGCGACAGCGCCGAGCGGGACCGCAGCACGCCGGCGGTGTTGACCAGCAGCTCGATGGGACCGAGCTGCGTCTCGACGGCGGCGACGGTCTCCTCGACCGAGCTCGTGGAGGTCACGTCCGCGGCGAAGACCGTCACGGACAGACCCTCGGCGGCGACGTCGCGCCGCAGTTCCTCGAGGGCGTCTCCGCCCAGGTCCAAGGCGGCCACCTGGGCACCCGAACGGGCCAGGGTGCGCGCGACGCATCGGCCGATGCCTCCCGCGGCGCCCGTCACCAGCGCGACCTTGCCGGCGTGTTCCCTGTCCATGATCGTCTCCCATCGCGGGGCGGATACGGCTGCTGGTTGGTGGAGCGTGAGCGTCGGGCGGGCGGGGAGCGGACAACCCGACGGATCGGCGCCGGGGTGGGCCGCGGCGCGCGGTCGTGCTGCGGGGACGCTCGTCCAGGTGGTCAGGGCCGCGGGGCGGGAGCCGGTCGGCGGGTTCGCCCGCGGCGAACCCGATCATCCGGACGTGAATGCCGTGACCATGCCATAATTCCCTTGGTGACGGGCCCCGCGCCGAACGCCGGGATGCGTGGTCACCCGCCTGCGGGTGTCGTGCGGGCGGCCCGCCGTCCCCTGCCGTCCCGGTCGGCCGGGCCGTCGGGGTGGAGCGGCAGGTGGGGGCGGGGTGAGTTCGGGATTCCCGGCCGTGTCGGGCCGGTTGATTGTGTGGAATTCCTGTGGAATAGCTGGTGAATTCGCGTGGGCGCGGACGCCGGCGAAGTCCACAACGATTTGCAACTTATACAGCGTGATGTGCGATGGTCAAGAACTCAGATCGTCCCGATGTGTCCGTTTTATATCATATGGACGAATTGCCGGCGCAGGCTGTCGCGGGACGCTCCGAGGCCCTTCGGCTGGTGGGTTTACAAAGCCCGTCTAGAGGTATTAGGTTCGTGGCGGCACCACATCTGACCTCGCTACTGCCTGATGGGGGTACCGTATGCACGTGGAGTTACCGCCACCGTTAGGGTCCGGCGGGAAAGGGTCAGCAGGATCGCATCGCCGCATCGTCGTCACGGGCGGTGCCGGGTTCATCGGATCCCATTACGTACGGTTATTGCTTTCCGGAGCCGAGCAGCTCTCCGTGACAGTTCTGGACAAGCTCACGTACGCGGGAAATCAAGCCAATTTGGGTGACCTCGCCGCGGATCCGCGGCTGCGGTTCCGGCGGGGTGACATCTGCGACCCGGCCGTGGTGGACGAGGTCCTGCGGGACGCCGACGAGGTCGTGCACTTCGCGGCGGAGTCCCACGTGGACCGCTCCATCGAGGACGGCGGCGCCTTCGTGCGCACCAACGTGCTGGGCACCCAGACACTGCTGGACGCCGCGCTGCGCCACGACGTGAGCCGCTTCGTGCACGTGTCGACCGACGAGGTCTACGGGTCGATCGCGAGCGGGTCGTGGGACGAGTCGAGTCCACTGAGCCCGAACTCGCCCTACGCCGCCTCCAAGGCCTCCTCCGACCTGCTGGTCCTCGCCTACCAGCGCACCCACGGGCTCAACGCCAGCATCACCCGCTGCTCCAACAACTACGGGCCGATGCAGCACCCGGAGAAGGTCATCCCGCTCTTCGTCACCCGCACCATCGACGGCCTGACCGTGCCGCTGTACGGCGACGGGCGCAACGTGCGCGACTGGCTGCACGTGACGGACCACTGCCGGGGCATCGAGCTGGTGCGCACCCGGGGACGGGCCGGCGAGGTCTACAAC from Kitasatospora cathayae includes:
- a CDS encoding FAD-dependent monooxygenase produces the protein MPHVVVAGGGIGGLATALALAQAGHTVEVLERKGEFTELGAGIQLAPNAFRALARLGLAEPVSAAAVHVDALRLLEGRSGAPLAVLSLDHAYRARFGLPYAVVHRSDLYRPLLDACQAHRRITLHAGVEVTGYQGGPDQVRALTARGPDRTADALIGADGLHSAVRAQLVGDGPPRVSGHTIHRAVVPMAAVPAELRSNTVTLWVGPGWHFVHYPIAGGSRLNLAITQDDGAREAVAGLPTEREQVLARFPGLHPAGRRLLELGRDWRTWVLCDRDATTTWTDGRTAVLGDAAHPMLQYAAQGACMALEDAVVLGDLLRDCPSARLAEQLREFASLRQERTARVQDVSRWMGREVYHPSDGAAQARDALLADMSADDLMDAVDWLHAHDARGATTLAAQ
- a CDS encoding anthranilate synthase family protein — translated: MVPDQSGFAGLLERVLGPCPPAFALLHRPDAVGHRVELLTGDITEVQRIADVPLPPLDQGPSGPRHESLVLLPYRQLRERDFACHDDGTPLLAMTVAEQHTCPLDRALELLPDEPAELTDPGFDIDDDEYASIVRRVLTEEIGTGAGANFVIKRAFTARIHNWSTRTALSLFRRLLRGERGAYWTFLVHTGTRTLVGATPERHVSLFDQTVVMNPISGTLRHPPQGPTLTDVLDFLADPKEAGELYMVVDEELKMMARICEGGGRVVGPYLKQMATLAHTEYLIQGHSSHDVREILRETMFAPTVIGSPLENACRVIHSHEPRGRGYYSGAAALISRDINGGRSLDSAILLRTADITAGRLELAVGATLVRDSDPLSEAAETHAKARGMLRALGAAPTGPETAAPGDLNDHPRVRQALTARNSRLAAFWLDPALRPARTPDPRVAEGKRALIVDAEDTFTGMIAQQLRALGLTVDVRRFDQDHPADGYDLVVMGPGPGDPCDTGDPRIATLRGTIARLLADGTPFLAVCLSHQVLGTLLDLPVVRRSRPNQGVQKEIDFFGRRVLVGFYNTFALHAADDVLHHDALPGPVAVCRDPGTGQVHGLRGPAFASLQFHAESLLSRDGLTVLADLVADLTGSRPERRADGSTHLTGSVGVG
- a CDS encoding isochorismatase family protein — translated: MAIPGIAPYPLPTERSLPANTAPWIPDPRRAALLVHDMQRYFVAPFTAGHEPVTGLLNNSRRLVERCRQLGMPVTYTAQPGGMSDQQRGLLKDFWGPGMRTSPEDRQIVDDVAPDDDATVFTKWRYSAFHGNDLLDHLRAAGRDQLVICGVYAHVGCLMTAVDAFTHDIETFLVADAVADFSAERHDWALEYAAARCAVVMTTDRLLEHVGQPGLVGQV
- a CDS encoding 2,3-dihydro-2,3-dihydroxybenzoate dehydrogenase, with amino-acid sequence MDREHAGKVALVTGAAGGIGRCVARTLARSGAQVAALDLGGDALEELRRDVAAEGLSVTVFAADVTSTSSVEETVAAVETQLGPIELLVNTAGVLRSRSALSLTEEDWEHTFAVNAGGVFRVSGAVAHRMVGHGIRGAIVTVASNAAGVPRMGMAAYGASKAAATAYTKALGLELAQHGIRCNVVCPGSTDTAMLRSLWTDESGPTDSLNGVPEQYRVGIPLGRFATPQNIADAVAFLLSDRAGQITLHDLYVDGGAALGR
- the rfbB gene encoding dTDP-glucose 4,6-dehydratase; translated protein: MHVELPPPLGSGGKGSAGSHRRIVVTGGAGFIGSHYVRLLLSGAEQLSVTVLDKLTYAGNQANLGDLAADPRLRFRRGDICDPAVVDEVLRDADEVVHFAAESHVDRSIEDGGAFVRTNVLGTQTLLDAALRHDVSRFVHVSTDEVYGSIASGSWDESSPLSPNSPYAASKASSDLLVLAYQRTHGLNASITRCSNNYGPMQHPEKVIPLFVTRTIDGLTVPLYGDGRNVRDWLHVTDHCRGIELVRTRGRAGEVYNLGGGTELTNRQLAERLLAFGGADWSLVREVADRKGHDLRYSLDDRKAREELGYRARVPLSTGLPATVRWYQDNPQWWRPLLPEPAGRLGAAPQATLP